In the Salmo trutta chromosome 33, fSalTru1.1, whole genome shotgun sequence genome, one interval contains:
- the LOC115172327 gene encoding HHIP-like protein 1, which yields MWYFCDILGRVRHSPFIGLYLLGFWIAPVSLHPQCLDFKPPFKPQEDLQFCAMYRNFGCCDSAKDQELMAKFYKIVDNFDNYAYANCAGYVQDLLCQECSPYAAHLFDAEDPSTPIRTLPGLCPDYCSQFWLKCRSTITLLSDDLQLAQAKPDQVHFCQHLELEDPDYCYPHLLSNQQLTQNLGHVRADPEGCLQLCLEEVANGLRNPLAMVHANDGTHRFFIAEQVGLVWTYLPDRSKLEKPFLNITKAVLTSPWEGDERGFLGLTFHPNYKYNGKLYVYYSVEIGFDERIRVSEFRVSPGDMNVVDHASERIILEVDEPASNHNGGMVMFADDGYLYIFTGDGGMAGDPFGKYGNAQNKSALLGKVLRINVDDNDRGPLYRIPSDNPFVREHGARPEVYAYGVRNMWRCSVDRGDPLTKEGKGRIFCGDVGQNKFEEIDIIEKGRNYGWRAKEGFSCYDKKLCANSSLDDVLPIYAYPHKMGKSVTGGYVYRGCEYPNLNGMYIFGDFMSGRMMSLQENKNTGQWNYHEICMGIGLTCAFPGLINNYYQYIISFAEDEAGELYFMSTGVPSATSPTGVVYKLVDPSRRAPPRKCHYDPLPVRVKSKLIKFRPKETLTGVELPTKHQKLSPPEEPVRPHPTESAVSESDKDWLQELMDILKEQEAAVVTTTLPQTTTKPPRHTRRKNRRKKGKHRSESGSAPAAVPQSGAVRLAGDEQGRDDRGRVEIFANGEWGTVCDDLWNTKNAAVVCRQLGFRFALKASKHSEFGEGKSLRILLDDVQCEGTEESLLDCQHTDIGMHNCAHYEDAGVICGNSDYVDA from the exons ATGTGGTATTTCTGTGATATCCTCGGCCGTGTCAGGCATTCGCCGTTCATTGGGTTATATTTGTTGGGATTTTGGATAGCACCTGTGTCCTTACACCCACAATGCTTGGATTTCAAGCCCCCCTTCAAGCCTCAAGAGGACCTCCAGTTCTGCGCAATGTACAGGAACTTCGGGTGCTGCGACTCAGCGAAGGACCAGGAATTGATGGCAAAATTCTATAAGATTGTGGACAATTTCGACAATTATGCATACGCAAACTGTGCTGGGTACGTGCAGGACCTTCTCTGCCAG GAATGCTCTCCATATGCAGCTCACCTCTTTGATGCAGAGGACCCCAGTACTCCCATTAGAACCCTCCCTGGCCTCTGCCCTGACTACTGCTCTCAGTTCTGGCTCAAATGCCGTTCCACCATCACCTTGCTCTCTGACGACCTGCAGCTAGCCCAAGCCAAGCCGGACCAGGTCCATTTCTGCCAGCACCTGGAGCTGGAGGACCCAGACTACTGCTACCCACACCTCCTCAGCAACCAGCAGCTGACGCAGAATCTGGGCCACGTTCGGGCCGACCCCGAGGGCTGCCtgcagctctgtctggaggaagtAGCCAACGGGCTGCGGAACCCCCTGGCCATGGTGCACGCCAACGATGGCACGCACCGCTTCTTTATAGCCGAACAG GTGGGCCTGGTGTGGACGTACCTGCCTGACCGCTCCAAGCTGGAGAAGCCCTTCCTGAACATCACCAAGGCTGTTCTGACGTCACCTTGGGAGGGGGACGAGAGGGGCTTCCTCGGCCTGACCTTTCACCCCAACTATAAGTACAATGGGAAGCTGTACGTGTACTACTCCGTGGAGATCGGCTTCGACGAGAGGATCAGGGTCAGCGAGTTCCGCGTCTCCCCCGGCGACATGAACGTGGTGGACCACGCATCTGAGAG AATCATTCTGGAGGTTGATGAGCCTGCTTCCAATCACAACGGAGGAATGGTGATGTTTGCTGATGATGGATACCTGTACATTTTCACTGGAGACGGGGGCATGGCTGGAGACCCCTTTGGGAAATATGGAAACGCTCAAAACAA GTCAGCCCTGTTAGGCAAAGTGCTCCGTATCAATGTTGATGACAATGATAGGGGTCCCCTGTACAGGATCCCTTCTGACAACCCGTTTGTGCGTGAGCACGGGGCGCGCCCTGAGGTCTACGCTTACGGGGTGCGCAACATGTGGAG GTGTTCTGTGGACCGTGGGGACCCTCTGACGAAGGAGGGGAAGGGCCGTATCTTCTGCGGGGACGTGGGCCAGAATAAGTTTGAGGAGATCGACATCATAGAGAAGGGAAGGAACTACGGCTGGAGGGCCAAAGAGGGCTTCTCTTGTTATGACAAGAAGCTGTGCGCCAACAGCTCTCTAG ATGATGTACTCCCCATTTATGCCTACCCTCACAAGATGGGCAAGTCTGTGACTGGCGGATATGTGTACAGAGGGTGTGAATACCCCAATCTGAACGGCATGTACATATTTGGAGACTTCATGAGCGG ACGTATGATGAGCCTCCAGGAGAATAAGAACACGGGTCAGTGGAACTATCATGAGATCTGTATGGGCATTGGTCTGACCTGTGCCTTTCCTGGCCTCATAAACAACTACTACCAATACATTATCTCCTTCGCTGAGGACGAGGCAG GAGAACTGTACTTCATGTCGACTGGAGTGCCCAGTGCCACATCTCCCACCGGTGTTGTTTACAAACTGGTGGATCCCTCAAG ACGGGCACCGCCAAGAAAATGTCACTATGACCCACTGCCTGTCAGAGTGAAGAGCAAGCTCATCAAGTTCAGGCCAAAAGAAA CATTAACAGGAGTTGAACTACCGACAAAGCATCAAAAGCTCTCCCCGCCAGAAGAGCCCGTCAGACCCCATCCCACTGAGTCCGCAGTAAGCGAGTCCGACAAGGACTGGCTTCAGGAGCTCATGGACATACTGAAGGAGCAAGAGGCTGCCGTCGTCACCACCACACTGCCTCAAACTACAACCAAACCGCCCAGGCACACACGACGGAAAAACCGGCGAAAGAAGGGCAAGCACCGGTCGGAGAGCGGGTCGGCGCCAGCAGCCGTGCCTCAGAGCGGGGCGGTGAGACTGGCGGGGGATGAGCAGGGGCGGGACGACCGGGGGAGGGTGGAGATCTTCGCCAACGGTGAATGGGGTACGGTGTGCGACGACCTGTGGAATACGAAGAATGCGGCAGTGGTATGTCGGCAGCTGGGGTTCCGGTTCGCCCTGAAGGCATCCAAGCACTCTGAGTTTGGAGAAGGGAAGAGTCTCCGGATTCTTCTGGACGATGTGCAGTGTGAGGGCACAGAGGAGAGCCTGCTGGACTGTCAACACACAGACATTGGAATGCATAACTGTGCCCATTACGAGGACGCAGGGGTGATTTGCGGGAACTCAGACTACGTTGATGCCTAG
- the haus2 gene encoding HAUS augmin-like complex subunit 2 isoform X1 has translation MNPWDFAQYSVTPVASLLTRCVASGVLSQEDVDSVPREPHVFSPHLLEAQQLITMERELDKINLEMELLKLEKESADVTHNFYLSQRFTSLQQFTSHLQDVLREQASLRRRLMKPLCQTNLPVEADLHRYVVEVMRMVVDFIENLEAKISTVRSIPTIDDSMSNLNNGVAQLLAQVTEVERLSKQILQWRRQNSSTSINDITA, from the exons ATGAATCCGTGGGACTTTGCTCAATATTCAGTGACACCAGTTGCAAGTCTTTTGACCAGGTGTGTCGCCTCGGGTGTTCTTTCCCAG GAGGATGTTGATTCTGTCCCTAGAGAACCCCATGTCTTTTCTCCACATCTCCTGGAAGCTCAACAGCTCATCACTATGGAACGGGAGCTTGACAAG ATCAATCTAGAAATGGAGTTGTTGAAGTTGGAAAAAGAAAGCGCAGATGTCACTCACAATTTTTATTTGA GTCAAAGGTTTACATCATTGCAGCAATTCACCTCCCATCTGCAAGATGTGCTGAGAGAACAGGCAAGCCTGCGCCGAAGACTGATGAAACCACTGTGTCAGACTAACCTGCCCGTAGAGGCAGATCTTCACAG ATATGTGGTGGAGGTCATGAGGATGGTGGTGGACTTCATTGAGAACTTGGAGGCAAAGATAAGCACTGTTCGTTCTATTCCCACCATTGATGATTCCATGAGCAATCTG AACAATGGCGTAGCTCAGCTCCTAGCCCAGGTGACAGAGGTGGAAAGACTCTCCAAACAGATTCTACAGTGGAGAAGACAAAACAGCAGCACTTCCATCAATGACATCACTGCCTGA
- the haus2 gene encoding HAUS augmin-like complex subunit 2 isoform X2: MERELDKINLEMELLKLEKESADVTHNFYLSQRFTSLQQFTSHLQDVLREQASLRRRLMKPLCQTNLPVEADLHRYVVEVMRMVVDFIENLEAKISTVRSIPTIDDSMSNLNNGVAQLLAQVTEVERLSKQILQWRRQNSSTSINDITA, translated from the exons ATGGAACGGGAGCTTGACAAG ATCAATCTAGAAATGGAGTTGTTGAAGTTGGAAAAAGAAAGCGCAGATGTCACTCACAATTTTTATTTGA GTCAAAGGTTTACATCATTGCAGCAATTCACCTCCCATCTGCAAGATGTGCTGAGAGAACAGGCAAGCCTGCGCCGAAGACTGATGAAACCACTGTGTCAGACTAACCTGCCCGTAGAGGCAGATCTTCACAG ATATGTGGTGGAGGTCATGAGGATGGTGGTGGACTTCATTGAGAACTTGGAGGCAAAGATAAGCACTGTTCGTTCTATTCCCACCATTGATGATTCCATGAGCAATCTG AACAATGGCGTAGCTCAGCTCCTAGCCCAGGTGACAGAGGTGGAAAGACTCTCCAAACAGATTCTACAGTGGAGAAGACAAAACAGCAGCACTTCCATCAATGACATCACTGCCTGA
- the LOC115172329 gene encoding leucine-rich repeat-containing protein 57, whose translation MGNNAIKAHLENSRKTGIFQLTGKGLPEFPEELQRLTGNLRTVDLSSNKIEVLPAAIGNFLQMKSLTLNCNKLTSLPDEIGKLKKLETLLLNGNHLTQLPSTVGQLKALRTLSLSGNKFREFPAGLGSLRHLDVLDLSKNHIQAVPAEVAALQAIEINLNQNQISVVSAEVSTCQRLKVLRLEENCLELTSIPVSILTTSQVSLLSVEGNLFEVKNMRDLEGYEKYMERFTATKKKFA comes from the exons ATGGGGAACAATGCAATCAAAGCCCATCTGGAGAATTCACGGAAAACTGGGATCTTTCAGCTGACAGGGAAAGGTCTTCCCGAG TTCCCCGAGGAGCTCCAGAGGTTGACTGGAAACCTACGGACTGTAGATCTGTCCTCCAACAAGATCGAAGTGCTACCTGCTGCCATAGGAAACTTCCTTCAGATGAAGAGTCTGACTTTAAACTGTAATAAACTCA CAAGTCTCCCAGATGAAATTGGAAAGCTGAAGAAACTAGAGACTCTTTTGCTGAACGGGAACCACCTGACGCAGCTCCCTAGCACTGTAGGACAGTTGAAAGCGTTGCGCACCCTCAGCCTGTCAGGGAACAAATTCCGGGAGTTTCCTGCTGGCCTTGGCTCCCTACGACACCTGGACGTTCTGGACCTGTCCAAGAACCACATCCAGGCGGTGCCTGCTGAGGTGGCGGCCTTGCAGGCCATTGAGATCAATCTCAACCAGAACCAG ATTTCAGTGGTGTCTGCAGAGGTGTCCACCTGCCAGAGGCTGAAGGTGCTGAGACTGGAGGAGAATTGTCTGGAGCTCACCTCCATCCCTGTGTCCATCCTCACCACCTCCCAGGTGTCCCTGCTCTCTGTGGAGGGCAacctgtttgaggtgaagaataTGCGTGACCTGGAAGGGTATGAGAAG TACATGGAGCGCTTCACTGCAACCAAAAAGAAATTTGCCTGA